In one Prevotella sp. HUN102 genomic region, the following are encoded:
- a CDS encoding master DNA invertase Mpi family serine-type recombinase, which yields MIYGYIRVSSDKQTVENQRFEITNFCEKERLSIDDWIEETISGTKNYSKRQLGKLLKKVGKDDIIICSELSRLGRNLFMIMEILNICMTKECRVWTIKDNYRLGDDIQSKVLAFAFGLSAEIERNLISQRTKEALARKKAEGIVLGRPKGRRSSPEKYKLFGKEVLISELLKSGISKRKISKICKVDRNTLARFIELNKLMVN from the coding sequence ATGATATACGGTTACATTAGAGTGAGTAGCGACAAACAAACAGTAGAAAATCAACGCTTCGAAATCACAAACTTTTGTGAGAAAGAACGGCTGTCAATAGACGACTGGATCGAAGAAACCATCAGTGGAACTAAAAATTATAGCAAACGTCAGCTAGGTAAATTACTAAAAAAAGTGGGCAAAGATGATATTATCATTTGCAGCGAATTGTCCCGACTTGGGCGTAACTTATTTATGATAATGGAAATTCTCAATATATGTATGACCAAGGAGTGTCGTGTCTGGACAATCAAGGACAACTACCGTCTGGGCGATGACATTCAGAGCAAAGTCCTTGCCTTTGCTTTTGGCCTGTCTGCTGAAATTGAACGCAATCTGATCAGTCAACGCACGAAAGAGGCATTAGCACGAAAAAAGGCAGAAGGAATCGTGCTCGGTCGCCCCAAAGGGCGGAGGAGTTCACCCGAAAAATACAAATTATTCGGTAAGGAAGTGCTTATATCGGAATTGTTGAAAAGTGGAATCTCCAAACGGAAAATATCAAAAATTTGCAAAGTGGACAGGAATACCCTTGCACGATTTATTGAACTTAATAAATTGATGGTAAATTAA